One Equus caballus isolate H_3958 breed thoroughbred chromosome 8, TB-T2T, whole genome shotgun sequence genomic window, CGAAGGGACGCTGGACAGTACAATggctgtgggaggtggggggtcAGGCCAGCCGGGATAAAACTGCATAACGAAAGGGACACATCCTGGCCGTGGTCAGAGGTTTTTACTTGGTTCAGTAGAAACTGGCACCCTGATTCATTATCAAAAATGCTTATTTGGTGTTGACATGGCATCTGTTTTCCCAGATGTGTTCTTTAACACATACCTAAAAGGGATGTTAGACTCAGTGGGGCTGAGGGCAGACTGCCCACTTGCACAGGACCTGATTTGCAGCATGATTTACTTGTTGGGTGACAAACCCAGAGGACTTTTAGATTAAAACCTCTGGTCTGAGTTGCTGCAAATGAAGTGCGAGAAACATCACAATATAAAAGAAAACCAGGCTGGCCTCTCCCCTAGTCTTAACTAGAAAAATATTCTTGATATGGAAAAATAACAGCCTCTGGTCCTAGAGTGTACAACTAACTATGGCTCAACGAATCTTCCTTGAAAGAAGCAAGGTATGTAGTAAGAAAGGTGGTCAACATTCATTCCCTATCTCGAAAGTTTGCTCCACCAGCAAGAATTAGTCACCACACTCATCTCTCGGGAGGGCAGCAGAAACCTCTAGAAAGCAGGCTTTCAGTCACTTCTCAAAGCTGGGACTGGGTTCTCCCCAGGAGTGCTGAGCTCCCGGGTGACGTCAGAGCTGCTCAGCCAGTTTCACAAAAAGGCTGCGAGGAGTTAGTCCTGCGGCTCCAGACGTCGTCACACAGCCCCTGGCCTCTCCCCCACCCGAGTGCAAATTCTGCTCCAGAACCTGTGTTCCCGTCACACGAGGGGCACTAAAGCCCCCAAGCCTGCTGGGACCACCACAAGAATAGGGGCCACCGGCACCGACAGTGGACACCACACATTTACAagctcaaaagaagaaaataaataacttggCTGAATCATAAGTTATCTTAGAGACAAGGCTTaataatttagttttttttttttttaactaaaaaaacaTTTGGAGGTAAAGAATGTTTACGTTCCTTATCCATCTCCTTTTGCTTTGGGAGACGACAGGGTTTCTAGAAATGCtaagtttctttgattttttttccccctgggacATCCCTTGTCACCAAGGGAGGACTTAAGAGTTAGGGCTTCACAGGCAGCGTCTCCTTGAAGCCAGAGTGGTTGGGTCTGGCCTCCGGCAGTGCCACCGGGTACTCCGTCGTGGCAAAGAGCAGGGTGTCCAGGGTGGTCTCCGTGCACTTGGCGATGAAGCGAATGAACGGCCTCACGTCCCCCTCATTGGCGACCTCCAGCACGTGGTAGTACTCGGATCTCTGCTCCTTGCGGATGGTGATGGGCGGGTAGCCCGCCTGCATCAGGATGAGGTTCATGAGCAGGCGTGAGGTCCTTCCGTTGCCGTCGATGAAAGGGTGTATGTAAACGAGTTTATAATGGGCCAAGGCTGCAAACTCGACCGGGTGCAGGTTCATGGCGTCCTCGGAGTTGAGCCACTGGATGAACTCCTGCATCTGCTTCTCCACATCCCGAGGATGCGGAGGGACGTGGTGGCCCACGAGGACCTGTGTTGTCCGAAACCTGCCGGCTTCCACCGGATCCACGTAGCCCAGCACCCGCCTGTGGATCTCCAGCACGTCGCTGAGGGTGACGGACCCGATGCGGGAGACCAGCGTCGTGTTGATGTACTTCATGGCTGCGTGCAGGCCGATGACCTCGTTCTGCTCCTCCAGGCTCTTCCCCGGCACGGCGTAGCGGGTCTCGAGGATGTGCCTGATTTCCGAGAGGGTCAGGGTGTTGCCCTCGATCGCGACCGTGTGGTAGATGTGATGGTAGTACGTTTCCTCCATGACCCTGCGCAGCGCGGAGTTGCCCTTGGGGATGGACATGACCTTCTTCACTTTGCTGTCGATGATGCTGAAGTACCTCTGGTCGATCTCCTCCACCAGCGGCAGCGTCCGGTCCCGGTTGACCAGCGCCTTCTCGTGGTAGGGCGAGATGGTCAGTGCTCTAGTGTATAAGTAATCCGCCTGGATGATGTCCTTGTCTTCTTCTGAGAAGATGCCAAACTCATTGAGCGCGTCTACGAAGTCCGGGTCCATCTTGAGGGCGTGCAAAAAGAGCTTGTGGGCTTTCTCCCGCTTGCCCTGGCGTTTCATTTCCAGGGCTTGGTTCAAAGCCGCTTTGGCTTCCAACTTTCCAGCTAGAAAAGAGGCAAGGAGGTGCTGTCAGGGAGGGCGGGGAGCGGCAGAGGACATTCAGGGGAGCTGTCACCTGTGCCTCGGGGGCTCGTGGCGCACATGCTCTCAGCATGCCCGGTGCCACTCTATATATATGGCCGCATTTATTCCCTCAGCCCCATGGGGCGGTATCCCGCTCGTTGTCCATTTGTCCCCAGAGCTGCTCTGTACCCTGGGAGGCATCCCCTGGCTCCTCAGCCCCCTGCCTTCCCACCATGAGTGGCTGTGTGCCTCTGCGGCCAGGGCCCCGTCCGGCAGCCATCCCTACCTCTTCTCCAGCTCCGAGCCAGTCCTGGTGATGCTGGTCCCTCCCCCGACCCGTGCCCCTTCAGGCCCAGGCTGTGAAGGCTCCTCACTTGTGCTAGGCCCTGGGGGCTTCCCTGTTCCTGGGCCGTCTTTAATTCTTTTAACCTAgtagttctcaaccaggggctgttttgccccccagggaacatctggcaatgtctggggacatgTCGGGTTGTCACAGTTGCGgtgggatgctactggcatctagtgcgTAGAGACCAGGGGTGCTGCTCAGCATCCTACGGCGGACAAGACGGCCCCACAGCAGAGAAGAGGGCCAAGGTGGAGAGGCCCTGCTCTACATCGAGCCCAccttcccccgcccccactgTGTGGCAGCCACACAGACTGGCTGCTTTTAGTTCCTCAAGGGCATCTTACCCTCAGGTCTCTCTGTCCGGAGCACTTTCCCCTCAGGCCTTTTCCCTTGGCCCCTCCTACTTACATTCAGCTCAGGcatcccctcctccagggagccttcctgGTGTGCTCCTACAGTCCCTACGCTCCAGCCCGGCcgtcctcccctgcccccccccccaccccggccttGGTGATGCTGTAGCTCAGTCAGCcactgggggctcagggctgacTCGTTCACTGTCATACCCCTGTGCTCTGCACACAGGACAAAAGGCAGCCTACATATTTATGGAATTAGCAAGCATTGAGGGGAGATGGCCAGTCGGTCTTACCCGGAGAGGCCTTGGTCTTGACCACCAGCAGTGCCGAGTCCCTGGAGGTGATACTGAGCTCCGTGGACGGGCTGGTGCACTTGGTGACGGCATGCTGTACCCTGTCCAGCTTGCTCCGGAGCAGGTAGAAGGCTTTGAGCACGGCCACGCACTGCTCCTCCATGGCCCCCAGCGGCAGCAGCAGGGCCAGCAGGGACCCCAGTGCCACGCTCAGCAGCAGCATCCACAGGAAGCGGCCCCACACGGAGACCCATTTGGGTTCAGTCACCGCCATCACGGAAGCCATCGGCATGAGTGTCATCTGGACTCAGGGGTGGGCCCCTGGCACATATCCACAGTCGCCTGAGAGAGAGCGGGGTCTGCGACCAACCAAGAGTTGTAGGAGGTGAGGCCTACATGGGACCGACACATCCAGGGTGTACTCGACTTCAGCTGGGGCTTGGAGGACCCCCTCCCATCCCACCCCCCTCTCCTTTAACTCCACTGACCAAGTGGTGGGGGCAAGCCAAGGAGTGGCTACAACTGGGAGGAGTCTGGAAGGACGGTGCCACCTCCAGGGCAGTGTGACTGTGTGACCAGCAATGCCAATGCCACCCAACACTTATTAAGCACTTCCTGTACTCAGCACCTCTTGCATACTCTCTTGCCATCTTCAACAGGAGCCGATGCTGTCGTCACCCCACTctccagaggaggaaacaggctcacAGAGGTGAAGTCCCCTGTCCAGAGTCACCCCGTGAGCAAGGCACAGCCTTAGCCATGGCTTTGAAGTCTCCCCCCGTCCCCACAAATCTCTGTGGCCTCTGACCCCAATGCTAGGTGTCCGGGACACAGAACAAATGCGCACATAGCCAGATCAGCTAAGGCAGTTCTGACCCTGACTCATGGATACGCACAACAGTTCGGTGGCTTGGTTTATGGCCACATGGGTGGCCACCTCTCCCTGACAGCAGCCACACTGCCCAGCCCCTCTCTGGCCTTCCTTTCCTGGCCTGTGCGGCACGGATCTTGCATTGAGGTCAGCCAAACCGGCATCTCGAAAGGAACTTGGGCTGTGGGCCACACTGGGTGCCTGCCCTCTGTGACCACgggcttggggctggcctggggagtGGGGGTCAGGTATGCAAGCACCACTATGctaacaataagcatttattgggCAACGAGGGTGTGCTGAGGGCTAGCCGTGCAGTAtgtcacttaatcctcaccaccTCCGGAAGGAAAGCTACCCCCAGCTCCAtcttacagacagggaaactaaggcacagagagggtaagtcaACTCCCAGAAAGCCCGCAGGTAATAAACGAAACTCTTGGGCGTCTGAGTCCAGAGTGCCCGCGTCTTAACCTCTACCTTCTGATTCGTAATCAGAGCCCGCGCACCTGCTCCGCGACGCTTCTCCAAGACCCAGAAATGCCTGAGGAGGTCTGTGGTCACTGGGCCGGGGCTCTAAGCGGCTCGTTGATACAGAACATCCGAAACGGCCTGGAAGCGCTGTGATGGGGGTGCAGAAGAGGGCGCGGGTCCCCGCTTGCCTCAGGGGGCCCGGGCGGGCTCCCCGAGGGACAGGCTCCTCACGGGGCTCGAGTCCGCCAGGGACGCGGGTCCGCGCGGGGGAGGAAGCCGCGCGCGCCGGGAGGCGCGAATCTCTGACCTTTCACTttggggggaaactgaggcccagagaagcgaGGGGACTGGACAAATGTCCCTCTGAGGTCGGCCCTTTCCGAGCCCCGCCCAGGGATCGCCGCCCCGCCGCGCCTCCCTGCTCACTCCTTCCAAGCCCCTCGGGCTCGCCCCCCACTcaccgcgcgccgccgccccctgCCCAGCGCTCAGCCGGCTCCCGGGACCTCCTCCGCCGCCGgcctcctggccccgcccccggcgacTCGCTATTGGTTGGCCCGCCATCCTCGTCGCTGCGGATTGGCTTCCCTCACTTGTCCGCCCCTCGCATTTCCGGGTTTCCGCGTCGGCCTCTGCTTCCCCGGGAAAGACGCGCCGTGGGCCACTCCCATTGGCTGGTTCCTGTTTGGTCTCGTGCCCGCACCAGCCAATAAGCAatgggaggggcggggcctgggcgacAAGGCGGGAGCAGCGGGTGCGGGAAACCCTCGGTGGCTGCGGTTTTGGGGCGCGCTAGGTGCCTGGAGATTCGCACTTCTGCCCGCTGCAACGGCTGCCCTCCCCTCTGTCTCCTCGTCCCGGGGCCGCTCTCGCGCGCCTCAGTTGCCTTAGGTGTGAAATGAGGATGCTGACGGTTTACGCCTCTCCATCCTGTTGGTCTGACTTCACAGCCCTGCTCGTAGCCCCCACCCTGCGCCGCCAGGGCTGCGatctttcccctttctcttaccttctctctctctctttctccctgacTTTTTAATTTGCATCCTCTCGAGAAGGGCCTGGCTGGTTCTTTTGGCttcccagagagagagaagattttcCTTGAAGCAGAGATCGGAAGCTTTCATCTTAATCCATAAATATTGAAATTTAACATCCAGAGACGTGCCCAGGAATGGCAAGCATTAAGAAGTTAGCAGTACAGACTCTGGCGGTACAGAGACACCCAGGCTCAAATTCACACTCTGTCACCTAAgctctatgtgaccttggacaagtaactctgagcctcagtttccccatctgtaaaatggggacaaacaGCCTACCTCACTTTTGTCCTCAAGTTCAGGGTTTGCAGAAGGCCTGACGCCTCAAGATCTGACCTCCTCCATGACACACATGCCCCTTGGGGGCCAGTACCAGGCAGTGGCTGTGGGTGTCACCGCCGGAGCCACACcaccctgggttcaaatcctagctctgccacttgcagACTGAGTTACATTCAACAAGTGACTTGACTCGCTGATCccctttttgcttttctgtgagATGGGGGTAATGTGATGACAGTTCCTCCTCATAGGGTTTTGTGTGAGGGCAAGCGAAATCCCACACGTCTGGCACAGAGCAAACACCAGGTCAGTGTCAGCTGTTGCAATGATTCCTAGGAAAGACACCAAGTCATTGCTGCTTTATCTGTTACCTGCAGAAGCAACTGTCAGAGCTGCAGGCTGCTCCAACCGCTGGGGAGAGACCCAACGCCCTCTCATAGGTCTCAGTCTAATTCCAGTCTAGGGAGGCCAACGACACACAGCACAAAGTGAAGTGTCCAGGCCCAGGCCGAGGGGTGCTGTCATGAAGGACACCATGGGGGGACCTTGCAAGGGAAGGGGTCAAACAACTTCGGTCCTTGCCCGTTGGGCCCCCTGTTTATACTTGTAACTGGCCCCCGTTCCTCCAACTCCCAGCCGTTGGCGTGGAGCGTGGCTCTTAGGGGATGGTTGAGAAATTTTGTTGACTTGAATTGAATAAGAAATATTCGAAGCAGGACAAACCATGGagttttttaagaaagaagatcAGGATGCTGGTTATTTCTAGGGGACGTTGTTCTCTTGGGGTCCCCTGAACTTCACTTCTGATAGCCACAGCAGTGACGTTGTAAAACCCTGCTCCAGAGGAAGCCCTGCTATGCAGCCAGCTAATTACGGGGCATGGTTGGTAGAGTGGAAAGCAGtggggctctggggtcagacgACATGTGTTCAAATGCAGGGCCCATCACTtgctggctgggtgaccttgagctaGTCACCTCCCCTCACTGAACTGTCATGGGGCTTGTGGACCTCTGTGCCTTCCCAGGCGTAAGGCGATGTAATCATATGCTTTCAAAGACACCATCCTCCTTCCACTCCTTGAGATGCCAGTGGCATCTCTTTAATGAGCGTAGGTCACCAGCAAATCCAGAAGCTACACAAGAAGCATTAGTGAGTAAAACTGCCTGAGTGTGAGACAGtagggagaggtggggagtgtGGAGTATGTGAGATCCCCTGCCTTGTCCACAGTGGGCAGCGGCTTCTCAGCTAGAGCCTACATTTGTGATGCTGGGGTGCAGGCCAAAAGTTGAcagattttccaatttttccatagAAATGTCAGGTCTAGATTTTTAAGCAAAATCTCCAGATTTTTAAACAATTGGTATGTCTGCCCGCTGGCTACAGAGGGCTGCCAGATTGTAATCTCTGTTTTAGGCTTTTAAAATGGGTGGGAGATGGTGGCCGGCAACCTAGGAAGAAATACTACAAATGCCTCTGCAAATGATCACACCACTGTCTGTAGACACCAGGGGGCAGTAATTCACCTGGCATCTCTTCCTCCATTCAGATCCCTTGGCCGAGATTAAACTCAATCTTCTTGCTTGACGGGGTCTACATTCAGCTGTGTTGGATGCAAAAAAATATGTCCCCAAAGCGATATTGAAAACTTGGCTTTCTCTGCCTTAAACATTCTGTTTTGGGTGAAAATTGCCTCCCCGTGGGCCCCAGAGGAATTTTCTAAAAGCTTACCTTGACACTTGACAAAGAACCTGGAAAGTGGCTGCCTGGGAAATGTGTCCGttatgcaaaacaaaacaaaacaaaccttgTGCATCTTTAAGAAAGAGCAGTCAAGTGCTTCTTGCTGGCAGAGTTGGATCCTACTGCTTAGGAACACAAAACTCCCCAACTTGAGGCTATGGTGCGTTGAGATGACTCCAGAATGACTGGACTTTGTTTAAAAGGAAATAGACCACGTTTCTCGCCCCGCCGCCCAGTTCCTCTCATTTCCCAGGCTGCTTggagtttttttctccttctgacttaacTGCTGATGAATCCTCCTTATTGTGTGTACCCAGTGGGATCAGGCCCAGTTTCTGAGGCATCCCCAAGGGACAGAGTTTTGGGGACCCCGTGTGGGTGTCCCTGGGCTGATGGCTCATGCTCTGGACTCACGATGTTCCTCATGTCACACGGCGTGGAATTGATTTTCACCAATCTATTGGATCTCAGACATGCAAATAAGTGTTGTTTTCAGAGGAAGTCCTTTGGGGAAGCCGTATTTCTtactttcaaaaaatttaaaagaactgctttttaaaaatgaaataatcaacTACTTTATTTCTTAAAGGCAAAATGGATCATTATAGATATGATAGAAGGcacaaataagcaagaaaaaaaatacctgtgCACAATTGTACTAGATATTTTTTTAtgcatatctatttttaaattgtgaaatatttcagacatCCAGAAGGCGTAGATAATACAATGGGTACCTGTGTGCCTGCCACCCAGTTTAAGAAATGCCGTATCACCAATGCACAGAAGGCCCATGGCATTCTCTTCCCCCATCACATTCCCTTCCCCCTCCCGGAGGGTGCCACCATCTTGAATTTGACGTTCATCGTACCCATGAATGGCTTCTTGTTTTATGTATCTGTTCCTAAATAATATATAGTGATGTTCTGTGTGTTTCTCCATGTTCCATTTACTCTGCGTATCCTTctgcattttttttgttttggttcagCACTGTATTTTACTGATTTATATTCATCTTGATACGTGGAGTTCTGGTTCCTTAATTTTACACTGCTGCGTACTATTCCATTTACAGTTTATTTACCATTTATCTGTGGATGGGCATTGGGCTTGTTTCCAGTCATCCCCTGCTATAAACAGCGCTGCAGTGAAATTCTTGCAGGGTTTTTTGGCACCTGTGTGGAATTTCCTCCAGGGCAGTTTCTCAAACAATCATCTGgggaggttttaaaaaaatacacacacctGAGCCAGCTCCAAACCAGTAAAATCCTCCAGCCTCTCTGTAGCTTAGCTGTAGGTGGAAAAAATTGCATTTGCCATGCTATCTTGTTATTGGTAGTGGTAAAGACCGTTTATTAAGCACTTCCTGTGTACTAAGTAGTTTATATCTATTATTTTGTTGGATTTTGGTAACAATGCCGTGTAGTAGATATTACCAAACCCACTTTATGGAaggtgaaactgaggctcagagaagttaagtaagtagcccaaggtcacgcagcaagcaactggcagagccagggttcagAACCAGTCTTCCTGACTCAAAACTTATGGTTTTAACCAGTATGAGGCCCTATGACTTCAGAGCAGACAGGTTACACTTTAACTCtttaattttacagatggggaaactgaggctgttaGAGGGAAGGACACACCCCGGACACAGATCCATGTCTCTAGACTCCCTGTCCATCAACACAGCACTTCCTTATGTAAAAATAGTTTGGGGAAAGGAGCATGGAGGGAAAAATCTTAATAAAGCTATCTTTTCTTCTCAAGACAATTCTGGCTGTCCTGGGGGCATCTGGCTGCACTCTGCATCAGTTATCCATTGCTTTGTAACAAATAACCCCAAAATGTGGCAGCTTAACAcgacaataagcatttattatcttacacaGTTTGCGCGTGTCAAGAATCcgggagcagcttagctgggtggttctgactCCAGGTCTCTTGAGGTTGCAGCCGTGATGCCGGCCGGGGCTGTGGTCATCCGAAGGCTTGACTGCACTGAGGATCCGTTTCCGAGGCGGCTCACTCACGTGCTGGTGAGCTGGCGCCGGCTGGAGGCCAGGGCCTGCCGTCCCCCTCCATGTGGGTCTCTCCATGGGGCTGCTTGAGCTTCCCCCAGCGTGACTGCTCCAAGAGCATGATTGTCTTATGTCCTAGCTTTGGAAGTCACACGCTGTCACCTCTGCTGGACCGTATGGGTCACAACACAGGCCAACCTTGGTACAAGGTGGGAGGGGACTACCTCAGTTTCACCAGGAGGTGAAGATCTTTGGGGGCCCTCAGGAAGGCTGCGTACCCTACACCCCCTGCACCTGCCCCTCCTCTGTCTCAGTGGTTCTGCCCAACAGCATGGACTTCAGGCCCCTTTTGACTTCATGTGGCCGAGTCTTTGGGGAGAGACAGGAAGCTTCTGCAGGTGTGACTCACCTGGGAGAACAAGGGGCTCCCAGTTACCCACTGCCTTTCCCCCAGCTGTTTAATGAGAGCTTTCCGGCCTGGTGGTGTCACTCTCATCGGCCCGAGAAGCCGCCTACTGCTGCCTAAAAATATGGTCGTGTTGACATGGAGACTGGTTCAGGAGCTCGAGATGCCGTTTTAGATCCCAGCCCATAAAAGATGCAACTAACACCCTCTGCTCTCCCTGCATGGTGATGGCGACTCAGGGTGGCCACTAGGCAGGTGTGGGGTGTGGACCCAGAGGAGCTGTTGTCTGCATCCTCCCGCTTCTCGGATTTCCAGCTTCATCTAATTCCAGGCTGCCCCTCCGTGCACTGACCGTCAGCATCAGCGAGGCAGCTGGGGTCTGGGGGCTGCTGGGCAGAGGGGCAGCAGACCAGCCTGGGTCCAAATTGCAGTCCCTTTGGACGCACCCCAAAGCTCTCAGTGGAAGCTTCCTGTTGCCATAGTAACGTGGAGACAAGGAAATTAACACGGGTCCCTGGCTAGCCAAGAAAGCCAAGCGTTTAACACGCATCCCCCTCTTTTAAATAGAGAGTTCCTAGGAGACCTGTGGATGGACATCAAAGGGTCTTTTTCAAGTGTTCAGGaaatgctctttaaaaaaattgtggtgaaATGAGCGCAGCCCTAATCAGAGACTTTGGAGTTCTTAGAGGAGCTGGAGAAATAAGTTCAGAGCCAAAGcgactaaaaaaaaacaaaacaaacccagctgtattgagatataatttgcataccatacAATCCATCCATTTACAGTTACAATTcgatggtttttagtatattcacagagttgtgaaatCATCGCTGCAatcaattttacattttcatcaccccccaaagaaaccccacaccctGTGGCAGTTACTCCCCATTTCTTCCCCAcggccctccctcagcccctggcaatctGTTCTTTGTCTGTATAGCTTTTTCTATTTTGgccatttcctataaatggaatcatacactgtgTGGTCTTTGTGACGAGCTTCTTTCAGCGTTTGTATGCTTCGCCTCCTTGAGGTTCTTCGTAGTTTTTCTGACAAAGGTGTCTCCGTTCTCTTTGAGAAGAATTCCTTGGCTGGGGATGCAAGAGCCAAATTAGCCCACAGGGTCACGATGGATGGGAGGGAGCGGATTCCTCTGAGGCCGCCAACCCTGGCTCTTCTGGTTCCGTCTTGAGATTTCCCGGCAACTCGGAGACTGCAGTGGGGACAGCGGCCCCTTCGGAGCCCTGCTGGACAGCGTCCCGCCAGCACGAGCTCCGTGCTTCCTGTGACTCCTTCTCTCAGAGGCTGGTGTGGGAGGATTGCAATCACAACCAGCAAGTGTTTACCTGCCAGGCACCAGGCACCGTACTCGAGCATCACACGTGTTGAGACTAGCTCAGGGaccggcccgtggctgagtggttaagttcgccggttcggatcctgggtgcggacctatgcactgctcatcaagccatgctgtggcagcatcccacatagaactacaatgacttacaactaggatgtacaactatgttctggggttttggggagaaaaa contains:
- the FICD gene encoding protein adenylyltransferase FICD, with the translated sequence MTLMPMASVMAVTEPKWVSVWGRFLWMLLLSVALGSLLALLLPLGAMEEQCVAVLKAFYLLRSKLDRVQHAVTKCTSPSTELSITSRDSALLVVKTKASPAGKLEAKAALNQALEMKRQGKREKAHKLFLHALKMDPDFVDALNEFGIFSEEDKDIIQADYLYTRALTISPYHEKALVNRDRTLPLVEEIDQRYFSIIDSKVKKVMSIPKGNSALRRVMEETYYHHIYHTVAIEGNTLTLSEIRHILETRYAVPGKSLEEQNEVIGLHAAMKYINTTLVSRIGSVTLSDVLEIHRRVLGYVDPVEAGRFRTTQVLVGHHVPPHPRDVEKQMQEFIQWLNSEDAMNLHPVEFAALAHYKLVYIHPFIDGNGRTSRLLMNLILMQAGYPPITIRKEQRSEYYHVLEVANEGDVRPFIRFIAKCTETTLDTLLFATTEYPVALPEARPNHSGFKETLPVKP